A DNA window from Cutaneotrichosporon cavernicola HIS019 DNA, chromosome: 2 contains the following coding sequences:
- the tfs1 gene encoding uncharacterized protein (C2C2 Zinc finger) yields the protein MSMDAAALSAAIKEMQEANEAGKSDDVVRLLKKFKTDVVATEDMLRQSRAGIAIGKLRSHGTAEVSALAKDVVRLWKEQVEENKRKRKRDDEGGSEAKKAKAGSPAKSPAVKSPSSKPVSKGKEGKEGKEGKEEKKEKETVGEREKSKTPETLVTIDYGRTTPRTAKSDGVDKNLRSDGSDAAPEDVRDRCVVMIYDALASDSNASTKTLSQCAIAIERECCKLMNYDTGKPYRAKIRTLFLNLKDKGNPALRNEIVLGQMTADRVVRLTTEEMASESMKAMNERIQEQNLFNSKGVGEVQAETDAFKCGRCGQRKCVYFQMQTRSADEPMTTFVTCTVCGLRWKFS from the exons ATGAGCATGGACGCGGCGGCACTGAGCGCTGCGATCAAGGAGATGCAGGAGGCGAATGAGGCTGGGAagagcgacgacgtggtCCGCCTCCTCAAGAAGTTCAAGACGGACGTCGTGGCCACCGAGGACATGTTGCGT CAATCACGCGCAGGTATCGCTATTGGCAAGCTGAGATCGCACGGTACGGCAGAGGTTTCCGCGCTGGCCAAGGATGTTGTCCGGCTGTGGAAGGAGCAGGTGGAAGAGAATAAGCGCAAGCGGAAGCGCGATGATGAGGGGGGTAGCGAGGCTAAGAAGGCTAAGGCTGGGTCGCCAGCTAAGAGCCCCGCCGTTAAGAGTCCTTCGTCCAAGCCCGTGTCCAAGGGTAAGGAAGGCAAGGAAGGCAAGGAAGGGaaagaggagaagaaggagaaggagactGTCGGGGAGCGGGAAAAGAGCAAGACGCCTGAGACGCTCGTTACGATTGATTATGGGCGCACAACACCGCGTACGGCTAAGAGTGATGGTGTCGACAAGAACCTGCGGAGCGATGGCTCGGATGCTGCGCCCGAGGATGTGCGCGACCGGTGTGTTGTCATGATCTACGATGCGCTGGCGAGCGACTCTAATGCCT CGACCAAGACGCTCTCGCAGTGCGCGATTGCGATCGAGCGCGAATGCTGCAAGCTCATGAACTACGACACGGGCAAGCCGTACCGCGCAA AAATCCGCACACtcttcctcaacctcaaggacaaggggAATCCGGCGTTGCGCAACGAGATCGTGCTGGGCCAGATGACGGCGGACCGCGTCGTGCGGTTGACAACCGAAGAgatggcgagcgagtcgaTGAAGGCCATGAACGAGCGCATCCAGGAGCAGAACCTCTTCAACTCGAagggcgttggcgaggtccAG gccGAGACGGACGCGTTCAAGTGTGGCCGCTGTGGTCAGCGCAAGTGTGTCTACTTCCAGATGCAGACGCGCTCTGCCGATGAGCCGATGACT accTTCGTGAC TTGCACA GTTTGTGGCCTCCGCTGGAAGTTCAGCTAG
- a CDS encoding uncharacterized protein (Heme oxygenase), with protein sequence MSTATAPRPSANGLTSRANGHANGNGHSNGNGNGKASPLSEGAETPGFVPNAPASVLHSSQVTLQSLLYESGAGDGVNGSVDDWPLPEDLDMSRPVSELLRKGTQRAHTNAENSDGATALTAGKLEMRDALETGLDAHATNPVLAGTYNPKLLARAGTLAADIRFLLKRMGHDDSPVRTDIVPTPPFPLPAFLAEVFTTTAPPLKVYIDRLRELAATPDQAPRLLAHAYVRYLGDLSGGQIIGARLRKAYNLDNLDGRMFYFFDLDGDRTAAETGDETVGDRKKKLFAVKGWYRDGMDGGVGDDKALKVALVKEANLAFILNTHLFSLINPPKPKAVEPRYYETIAAKRAAEEAAKPPKTLKHHLITLVYVIFSVLLGMIIFNVVWPKAEPYVVEYGTPVWETYGAPYFYGSFVPWWNESFVPWWDNHAAPLFARLTVNQRRALF encoded by the exons ATGTCAACAGCAACGGCGCCTCGTCCCTCCGCTAACGGGCTTACGAGCCGTGCCAACGGGCACGCAAACGGTAACGGTCACAGCAACGGGAACGGTAATGGCAAGGCGTCGCCACTCTCCGAGGGCGCGGAGACGCCGGGCTTTGTGCCCAATGCGCCGGCCAGCGTTCTCCACTCGTCGCAGGTCACTCTCCAGTCGCTGCTTTacgagagcggcgcgggTGATGGCGTCAACGGCTCGGTCGACGACTGGCCTCTGCCCGAAGACCTTGACATGTCGCGCCCCGTCTccgagctcctccgcaAGGGCACGCAGCGCGCGCACACCAACGCCGAGAACTCGGACGGCGCAACCGCCCTCACGGccggcaagctcgagatGCGCGA cgccctcgagactggcctcgacgcgcacgcCACCAACCCGGTCCTCGCAGGAACTTACAACcccaagctcctcgcccgtgCTGgcaccctcgccgccgacatccGCTTCCTCCTTAAGCGGATGGGCCACGACGACTCGCCGGTCCGCACCGACATCGtccccacccctcccttccctcttcctgccttcctcgccgaggtgttcaccaccaccgcccctcctctcaAGGTCTACATCGACCGCCTGCGTGAGCTTGCGGCGACTCCTGACCAGGcgccccgcctcctcgcccacgcGTACGTGCGttacctcggcgacctgaGCGGTGGACAGATCatcggcgcgcgcctccgCAAGGCGTacaacctcgacaacctcgacggACGCATGTTCTACTTCTTCGACCTGGATGGCGACCGGACTGCCGCCGAAACTGGTGACGAGACCGTCGGCGACCGCAAGAAGAAGCTGTTTGCCGTCAAGGGGTGGTACCGTGACGGCATGGATGGTGGCGTCGGTGACGacaaggcgctcaagg tcgccctcgtcaaggaggccaaCCTCGCGTTCATCCTCAACACCCACCTCTTCTCGCTTATCAACccgcccaagcccaaggccgtcgagccGCGGTACTACGAGACGATTGCGGCTAagcgcgcggccgaggaggctgccAAGCCGCCCAAGACGCTCAAGCACCACCTCATCACGCTGGTGTACGTCATCTTCTCGGTGCTGTTGGGCATGATCATCTTCAACGTCGTCTggcccaaggccgagccGTACGTCGTCGAGTACGGAACGCCCGTGTGGGAGACGTACGGTGCGCCGTACTTTTACGGCTCGTTCGTGCCGTGGTGGAACGAGAGCTTTGTGCCGTGGTGGGACAACCATGCTGCCCCGCTCTTTGCTCGCCTGACTGTCAACCAGAGGCGTGCGCTGTTTTAG